The genomic interval ggtttctggttcaaATTACACCACTGCGAcgttaccactgttgggtccctgagcaagacccttcaccctcaagttgtactcactcataattgtaagttgctttggataaaagagtcagctaaatgctgtaaatgattttttttttaatgatcaaatCTTTAAACTCTACCGTTACGCTTTTAGAGTTTCTTGGTCTTCTACATCTCATGCTGTTTTGGCAGTTCTACTGAGACACAGGAAAAGACCAGAAGGGTTAACCAGGAACAAAGGCCACAGACTGTTAGATAACATCACATTTACAGAGAGAGTGTTGAATAAGGCAAACAGCATTATGGGTGACATGAGGTATTCCTCTTCATCCTAAGACGTGaggtcctcctcttcctcctcagaTGTGTTCCACCACAGAGTTGCCCATGTTTCTGAGCTTCTCCCAGAGCGGTGAGCctaaaaacattacacacatacacacacacacacacagcttaccAACATCCAGCTTCATAGAGTTCTCCTCCAGTAGCTCTGCCTTCCAACTCTATAGATCAACACTTAGAACCAAAGTTTAGCCCATAACAGAAAAATGTGGTCTGTTCCTTATTATCTGATTGGACATTCCTAACATGTGGCATTAGTTATATGACTTAGAGGTCCTGTTTTGTGAAGTACCCCACCCTGAGTACGCTGAGCAGAAGCTGGGCTGGACAGAGCCTGTCCTTTACCTGTGGGTAAAGACACCCAGGACTCCACCCACAATCACACCCCTCGCTGAGCCTCCGCCCACACCcaactccaacacacaccacctccccGACaggttcgtgtgtgtgtttctgtgtgtggtatgtggatgtgtgctgaattgtgcagtgtgtgtgaaaccGGCGGTTCCAGACAGTTCTGGAACAAAGGTTTACTGCTGTACTGGTGTGTGGTGGCCAGAAGAACCCTCTCtaactgctgctctgtgtgccCATTCTGAGGCTGCGGCTGCATGCGTGCATATGCTTGCTCCATCATAGTTAACTGAGCCCATAAGGGGTTTAATAATTATGTGTAAGATAAACATGGAATATCACATCATTGGTTTAATGGGTTTTGTTCACCAATAATAAGGCTAGATTGTGTTGCCCTCTGCTCTACCCCCTGCAGGTGCTGCTCCTATGTGGGCCGTCGGGGTTGTGGTCCCCAGGCCATTTCCATCGGCAAGAGCTGTGACAAGTTCGGCATCGTTGTGCAATAACTGGGTCACATGACTGGCTTCTGGCATGAGCACATGCGGCCCGACCGAGACGCACACGTCAGCATCATCGGAGAAAACATCCAGCCAGGTtacacactcgcacatacacacacacacgatgggAGTGgtatctgtcacacacatgtgTCTATGTTCTACGTGGTTGTGTACTGCTGTAATAAACTACATGTCCACTTCATAGTGGCTTTGGTGCATTACAGGTCTGTCAGCAACTCACTGAACACAGAAGGCAAAAACCTTTTGTTTCTATAAGAATGACTAATTCTGGCATTGAGCCTCAGTGTGTTGGGGGTTGTACTGCACGCTCGGAGCTGCTCAGAGATTCTCTCACATAAAACTACCTCTAAAAAGAGTGATCCTTTAACAACACTCCAGTACAAACAGCTTTACTACAAAATCATGATGTCAAATTACTTTGCGGTCACTTTATTGGTGTGCAGTTGTGGGCTGGTTACTGTCTTTCCTCACCAGCTGCTCTGGCACTGATGCCCAGAACTGCCCAGGTCTATTTAAGGACATGGACAGGACTCCTGTGGACTGGTCAGGGACTGGCTGGGTGTCCTTAAAGTGAACTTCCCCGGCTGGCCAATTAGTGTTCTCCTTGAAACACCTTGGGAAAGTCCAGCTGTCCACATGTCCAGCTGTCTTGGCAGCCTTGGTGTAATGAAGATCTGTGGAgatgacaaacacagagagaaattttGGATGAACGAAAGCAGCAGATTGTAACATGAATAAACCTTCTTGGTCTCAGTGGAATCTTGTGTAGGTTTGAGAAGCGGAAACTCCAACAAGGACACTGGACCTTTTTCTTttgagggctttttttttttagataattACAGTGTCCAGAAAGCCACTGTACCCTCTGAGAAGTTGTAAGTTCAAGCTGTTTTATCGCGGGACATGTTGGCTCACATTTCTCAGCTGTTTCTGCAActgaaaaaacagcagaaactcAGCATGACAGGCTGATCGCTGGGCTGATCGCTGGGCTGATCGCTGGGCTGATCGCTGGGCTGATTGCTGGGCTGATCGCTGGCGTGACCTGTCTTATCGACAGTGTCCAAGTTTCTACCTGTTTGTGGGTTTCTCTGACGAATAATCCTGCTGTTACCCCTGTTGAAAGTGTGTTTCTGTTAGTTATGTGAGTAAGCCTTGCTTGCTTTGTATGTATGCGCGCATGGTATTggtggtatgtgtgtattatgttggtgtatggtgtgtgtgtgtggtgggtgtgtgcattgtgtggtgtgtgtgcgctctaGGTCAGGAGAGTAAATTTCCTGAAGATGGAGTTAGGAGAGGTGAACTCCTTGGATGAAGAGTACGACTACAACAGCATCATGCACTACACCAGAAACGCCTTCTCCAGGTGTGTAGACCTTCTTGAGGTGTGCACTAACACTAGACCTTCTCCAGGGGTGCAGACGTTCTCCTGGTGGGTGCACTAACACCTCTGTAGACCTTCTCcaggtgtgtggggtgttttttgGCCTCCAGGTTATCAGAACATTTACTTGAAGTTTTTCTGActggttttctgtgttttatagaGACATCTTTTTCGATACAATTCTCCCTCGTTATGATGTCAGCGGGGCCCGACCTCCCATTGGTCAGCGGATGAGGTTAAGTAAAGGGGACATTGCACCAGCCCAGAAGCTCTACAAGTGTCCCAGTAAGTAGACTACACACTGCAGACTGGAGACGCGTATCCCACAGGCCGTTGGGGCAGTGGGAGCTCCAGGAAGCTCAGGAGCCCTCTGGGTCTTCCTCTGTATTACATCATTCCTGCTCCGTAACGGACGGACTGGCCATTCCTTTCCTTCCTGCCAGTGTGCAGGAAATTTCCCTTCATGTCCCATAATTAAGCATTGTGGTGTTTCTTTGTAGTGGATATCAGGGACAAACGtattacaaatgacaaatgtaataAGCTgcgctgtgttgtgctgtggtgACGGAGCTGACAGAGGTGTCCCTCATGCTGTGTTGCACTGAGctgtggtgatggaggtgttcctcgtggtgtgctgtgtttctaaCATTCTTCAGCTCTTTGATCAGCGTGTGGTGGGAGCCTGCAGGATGGCCCCGGCAACTTCTCCTCTCCCGGGTCCCCGAACGGCTACGCCACCTACGCCCACTGCGCCTGGAGCATCTCCGTCATCCCCGGGGGAGAAGGTGTGATGCATTCCTTCTCCTCTCAGACCTCCCTGAGATCCACCTGTCCATAGTGGTTAGATATAGTGCTAACCCACTAGTTCATCAAAGGACTTCATATCTTAGGGGCTGTGTTGGTCACAATCACAGTcatgtgtgtaacagtgcatgCTAATCACAGGCCTGTGTGTTATATTTCTGGTTGGACTGGAAGCAGTTATTAACCTGTTACAGTCCATTACTAGTCTGTCAGTCAGCTGACAACCTCCCATTCCATCTTACAACCTCACAGTCTTGGTGACAGCCGAGACCAACTCTGTCGTGTTTGGAAAGTGATGGTAGATTCCCGtcctgtctctcttctgtcttgTGTCCCTGAGATTGTCCTTAACTTCCAGTCTATAGACCTGTACCGAAGCCATCTGTGTTGGTACGACCGCGTTGAGGTCAGAAATGGATACTGGTGGAAATTCCCGTTAAAAGGTTCTTCACTTTCCTGATCACTTGAATTCCTTCTAAAACCGCTTGTGGAAGTCCTAGTGAGCACTATGAGCAGCTTGGTCCGTGATGTCCGGAATATGGTGAGGTGCAGTCCGGCACGTCTCTCTGCCCGTCTGTCTGCTGCTGGCCCTGTTTGAttgacatttctgtgtgtgactgttgttTTCTGATTGGTCCAGAGCCCCTGGTTTCCACAGACAGTCGGCTGTGATTGAGTTCCGCAGCAGCAGTAACTAGGTGGGGAAGGGATTCTCCGCCAGCTACGACGGTACACTTCTCCTATGCCCTAGCTCCCCTAACACCCTATCCTCTACCTTCCTCTTCCACGccaatttaaaatttaaataatcattatATTTTCAATCACTATTGACTTCTGCATTAGTGATAATCAAATTATTAATCACTTTATACTacaaatacagagagagtgaaaacagAAGAATCCTTGAATCATAAACATTGAACACAGAGATCAGTTGGGTTGTCCTGAGGTCCACATCCAGGCTGCGTGAGAATCTGACTGTCAGACCCTGATCCTCTCAGGCTAGTTTAATGCGTGTGGTTCTCTCCCCAGCCATTTGTGGTGGTGAGATCCACAGAGACTGTGGACAGATTCAGTCCTCCAACTATCCTGGCGACTACTGTCccaacaaagtgtgtgtgtggaaggtgaCGGTGGCTCTGGGGTTCCACGTGGGTCTGCGTTTCCAGTCGTTTGGGGTGAGGGGCAGTCTGTAGACCTGCTGGCCAGCACCACGTCTTGGAGGCGGAGGGTGTGGGGAAGCTGAAAGGACATAACAGTGCTGTTTGCCCTGCTGCGCAGATCAAGAGACATGACAACTGCACCTGCGACTACCTTGAGGTGCAGGACGGATGAATGGATAGCAGTCCTCTCCTCGACCGTTTCTGTGGCAACCAGATACCCGACAACATCGAGGCCAGCTCCAGCCAGCTGTGGCTACTGTTCATGTCAGATGGCTCTGTCAACAAGGAGCAGATTGCAGCCAATTTCTTCACAGGTAAAGGTACCGCTCGGGCACGATGGGCATCACACAGAACGTGGTTCCTGTATTCCACCAGTCTCTGAGCAGTGAGATATCTCTTTACAGAAACATCTCAgctcaataaacatttatatagtgtttttacagaaacatttaatgtcttttctgtttttctgtgtcttctgtaAATGGGTTTTCTCACTGACATCATGGACAGGTCATGCAGTAATATCATTTTCCCTTTACATTCATACACAGCTTCACTGTTGGTTTTATATCAGATATATTGTTTTctattgtttgtctgtctgttttcgTTTCTGTGACTGATGAGTGCTCCAGGCCTGATGAGGGCCAGTGTGAACAGCGATGTGTCAACATTCTGGGTAGCTACCGCTTTGTGTGTGAGCCCGGCTACGAGCTGGCGCCTGACCACTGTGAGGGTGAGTGCAGACTGATTTATGAACACATAACATGCACatactcactctttctcactctttcactcacacacacagtctcactctcttacacacagacactctcttacacacagacacacacacacacacatctgcatccaaactctaaacacacacacaatcataaacatacatacatgcatctgcacatgaacacctaactatacacacacacacacacagtatgcacccacctcagagcactctgcacatgaacacctaactatacacacacacacacagtatgcacccacctcagagcactctgcacatgaacacctaactatac from Electrophorus electricus isolate fEleEle1 chromosome 17, fEleEle1.pri, whole genome shotgun sequence carries:
- the bmp1b gene encoding LOW QUALITY PROTEIN: bone morphogenetic protein 1b (The sequence of the model RefSeq protein was modified relative to this genomic sequence to represent the inferred CDS: inserted 4 bases in 3 codons; substituted 6 bases at 6 genomic stop codons), encoding MFLSFSQSVPHPEYAEQKLGWTEPVLYLWVKTPRTPPTITPLAEPPPTPNSNTHHLPDRCCSYVGRRGCGPQAISIGKSCDKFGIVVRRVNFLKMELGEVNSLDEEYDYNSIMHYTRNAFSRDIFFDTILPRYDVSGARPPIGQRMRLSKGDIAPAQKLYKCPTCGGSLQDGPGNFSSPGSPNGYATYAHCAWSISVIPGGEGIVLNFQSIDLYRSHLCWYDRVEVRNGYWWKFPLKGSSLSXSLEFLLKPLVEPLVSTDSRLXIEFRSSSNXVGKGFSASYDAICGGEIHRDCGQIQSSNYPGDYCPNKVCVWKVTVALGFHVGLRFQSFGIKRHDNCTCDYLEVQDGXMDSSPLLDRFCGNQIPDNIEASSSQLWLLFMSDGSVNKEQIAANFFTDILFSIVCLSVFVSVTDECSRPDEGQCEQRCVNILGSYRFVCEPGYELAPDHCEAACGGFITKLNGSFSSPGEAVCMTSLPGVFQVCMTSLPGVFQVCKYDFLEVHSGPSSGLRLQGRFCGSSKPEAVTSFFSHMRVEFRSDNAVSKXGFKALFFSDVDECSQDNGRCQQDCVNTFGSYTCQCXQGFVLHKNKHSCREAGCDQVITTVSGTITSPNWPNKYPXKKSCTXALSTTPGHCNKLVPPPSACSQTSPFAPALWTSPLPVLSNGDQMFLCFFSNSSVQRRDFEVYYAAGDCGGNLQAEVRTRDVYSWAQFGDNNYAGALDCQXVISAEKGYGVELEKEEGCGYDHVELFDGADAEAPFLGRDCGSGPSEKIHSAGDAITIRFYSDDTISKKGFHVRYTSTRHQDLLHTSD